In Longimicrobiales bacterium, a single window of DNA contains:
- a CDS encoding sugar ABC transporter permease: MSRAGWFFIAPALALIAVFFFIPVAGSLLLSLTDFDIYAIADAGNARFVGLRNYVELFSNSVFWTALRNTFYFALVGGPLTVAASLAAALLINARVVRFKSFFRTIFFIPFVTTLVAVAIVWRYLYHPQYGMLNYVLGWFGVSPVDWLGDPRTAMPAIILLAIWKNFGYNMLIFIAGMQTIPSELYEAAELDGAGALRKFRHITLPMLAPTFLFVGVITMIGYFQLFAEPYVMTAGGPLRSTTSLVLLMYEEGFRWWRMGVAAAVAFILFAIILVWTLFQFRLQREAA, translated from the coding sequence GTGAGCCGCGCCGGCTGGTTCTTCATCGCGCCGGCACTCGCCCTGATTGCCGTTTTCTTCTTCATACCCGTCGCCGGCTCGCTTCTGCTGAGCCTCACCGACTTCGACATCTACGCGATCGCCGACGCCGGCAACGCGCGCTTCGTCGGTCTGCGCAACTACGTCGAGCTGTTCAGCAACTCCGTGTTCTGGACGGCGCTCCGCAACACCTTCTACTTCGCGCTTGTCGGCGGACCGCTCACGGTCGCCGCATCGCTCGCGGCCGCCCTCCTCATCAATGCGCGCGTGGTGCGCTTCAAGTCGTTCTTCCGCACGATCTTCTTCATTCCATTCGTCACCACGCTCGTGGCCGTCGCGATCGTGTGGCGCTACCTGTACCACCCGCAGTACGGCATGCTCAACTATGTGCTCGGCTGGTTCGGTGTCAGCCCCGTCGACTGGCTGGGGGACCCGCGCACCGCCATGCCCGCGATCATTCTGCTCGCCATCTGGAAGAATTTCGGCTACAACATGCTGATCTTCATCGCCGGCATGCAGACCATACCATCAGAGCTGTACGAGGCCGCTGAGCTGGACGGTGCGGGTGCACTGCGCAAGTTCCGCCACATCACGCTGCCCATGCTCGCTCCGACGTTCCTGTTCGTGGGCGTGATCACGATGATCGGCTACTTCCAGCTGTTCGCCGAGCCGTACGTCATGACCGCCGGCGGGCCGCTGCGCAGCACCACATCGCTCGTGCTGCTGATGTACGAGGAGGGATTCCGCTGGTGGCGCATGGGCGTAGCCGCCGCCGTCGCATTCATCCTGTTCGCGATCATCCTCGTCTGGACGCTGTTCCAGTTCCGTCTCCAGCGGGAGGCGGCATGA
- a CDS encoding sugar ABC transporter substrate-binding protein — protein sequence MIIRRATFVPLLLLLLLLPSCGPPPSDAVTTIRFWGMGREGEVVAEMMDAFHRENPDIRVQVQQIPWTAAHEKLLTAYVGGAMPDVAQLGNTWVAEFAAIRALEPLDPWIARSRELAANEYFDGIWSTNVVGDTLWGVPWYVDTRVIFYRTDLLAQAGYDSIPQTWAGWLEAMHAVKRIAGDDGYAIFLPTNEWAQPAIFGLQNGSLLLGDDGTRGVFSEPAFREAYEFYLSLYRDGLAPPMGHYDVANPYQEFGRGFFAMWITGPWNLGEFRRRLPADMQDSWSTAPMPGPTGPASGVSLAGGASLVMYRESRNPEAAWRLIEYLSRPEQQQRFYDLTGSLPARTAAWRESDLATAPLTRAFWEQLQRVRPLPAVPEIESIMSRVIEHAESSIRGGTSAADALAALDRDTDRMLEKRRWLLARSAGPRSGATP from the coding sequence GTGATCATTCGTCGCGCGACGTTCGTCCCCCTGCTGCTGCTTCTGCTGCTGCTGCCGTCATGCGGGCCGCCGCCCTCCGATGCTGTGACGACCATCCGGTTCTGGGGCATGGGCCGCGAAGGCGAGGTAGTGGCAGAGATGATGGACGCCTTCCATCGCGAGAACCCGGACATCCGTGTTCAGGTGCAGCAGATCCCGTGGACGGCTGCACACGAGAAGCTGCTGACGGCATACGTCGGCGGTGCGATGCCCGATGTCGCCCAGCTCGGCAACACGTGGGTTGCGGAGTTTGCCGCCATCCGGGCGCTCGAGCCGCTGGACCCGTGGATAGCCCGGTCACGGGAGCTCGCGGCGAACGAATACTTCGACGGCATCTGGAGCACGAACGTGGTCGGTGACACGCTCTGGGGCGTGCCGTGGTACGTGGACACGCGCGTCATCTTCTACCGCACGGATCTGCTGGCGCAGGCCGGGTACGACTCGATACCGCAGACGTGGGCCGGCTGGCTCGAGGCGATGCACGCCGTGAAGCGCATCGCGGGCGATGACGGCTACGCGATATTCCTGCCGACCAACGAGTGGGCGCAGCCGGCGATCTTCGGACTTCAGAACGGATCACTGCTGCTCGGTGACGATGGCACACGCGGCGTGTTCAGCGAACCGGCGTTCCGGGAGGCGTACGAGTTCTACCTGAGCCTCTACCGCGACGGTCTCGCTCCGCCCATGGGCCATTACGACGTCGCCAACCCGTACCAGGAGTTCGGGCGCGGCTTCTTCGCAATGTGGATCACCGGTCCGTGGAACCTCGGCGAGTTCCGGCGCCGCCTGCCCGCCGACATGCAGGACTCCTGGTCCACGGCGCCCATGCCTGGACCGACAGGTCCTGCGAGCGGCGTCTCGCTTGCCGGCGGCGCGAGTCTCGTGATGTACCGGGAATCGCGGAACCCGGAAGCGGCCTGGCGGCTGATCGAGTACCTGTCACGGCCGGAGCAGCAGCAGCGGTTCTACGACCTGACGGGCAGCCTGCCGGCGCGTACGGCTGCGTGGCGCGAGTCCGACCTGGCGACGGCGCCATTGACGAGGGCGTTCTGGGAGCAGCTCCAGCGCGTGCGGCCGCTGCCGGCGGTACCGGAGATCGAGTCGATCATGAGCCGTGTCATCGAGCATGCGGAATCTTCCATCCGCGGCGGCACGTCGGCGGCCGACGCGCTGGCTGCGCTCGACCGGGATACGGACCGCATGCTCGAGAAGCGGCGCTGGCTGCTCGCGCGCAGCGCGGGGCCACGCAGCGGGGCCACGCCGTGA
- a CDS encoding carbohydrate ABC transporter permease, with translation MISRRLHAILIYALLAIGCVIALLPMVWMVSASLMETGAANQYPPRLLPERVTLEHYRALFTRLNLGRYLINSAFIATTVTVVSLLINSMAGYAFAKLRFRGRDRTFRFLTLGLVIPVQVSMLPLFLLMRELGLINTYWGVIIPGMASIFGIFLIRQYALSIPDDLIDAARIDGAGEFRIYWSVILPVVRPILATLAIWTFLSTWNDFMWPLIVLSDDSMFTLPVALANLSGERVQDTELMMAGAVLTTLPVMLVFVFLQRYYVEGITMGSVKG, from the coding sequence ATGATCTCGCGTCGGCTGCATGCCATACTGATCTACGCGCTGCTCGCGATCGGCTGCGTCATTGCGCTGCTTCCCATGGTATGGATGGTGTCCGCATCCCTCATGGAGACGGGCGCGGCCAACCAGTATCCACCGCGGCTCCTGCCCGAGCGTGTGACGCTCGAGCACTACCGCGCGCTGTTCACCCGGCTGAACCTCGGCCGCTACCTGATCAACAGCGCGTTCATTGCGACGACCGTTACGGTCGTCTCGCTGCTGATCAATTCGATGGCCGGGTACGCGTTCGCGAAGCTCCGGTTCCGCGGACGCGACCGCACGTTCCGCTTCCTCACTCTGGGCCTGGTCATCCCCGTGCAGGTGTCGATGCTGCCGCTGTTCCTGCTCATGCGCGAGCTCGGCCTCATCAATACCTACTGGGGTGTCATCATCCCGGGCATGGCGAGTATATTCGGCATCTTCCTGATCCGGCAGTACGCCCTCTCCATTCCAGACGACCTCATCGATGCCGCACGCATCGACGGCGCGGGCGAGTTCCGCATCTACTGGTCCGTCATCCTGCCGGTCGTGCGTCCGATCCTCGCGACGCTCGCCATCTGGACGTTCCTCAGCACGTGGAACGACTTCATGTGGCCGCTCATCGTACTGAGCGATGACAGCATGTTCACACTCCCGGTCGCGCTCGCGAACCTCTCCGGCGAGCGGGTGCAGGATACCGAGCTCATGATGGCGGGCGCCGTGCTCACCACGCTGCCCGTCATGCTCGTCTTCGTGTTCCTCCAGCGGTACTACGTGGAGGGGATCACGATGGGGAGCGTCAAGGGATGA
- a CDS encoding PHB depolymerase family esterase, producing the protein MNARSVAVLSLLSVLAGCVSVSVNRSAVPRAGEPGRQVERTLHTQVVRTVTGEYLLYLPRDYDPGRRWPLLLFLHGAGERGTDVERVAFHGPPKLIREATMDFPFIVVSPQVPEDRTWSTLFLDALIEEVSAAHSVDEDRIYVTGLSMGGYGAWHLAFEFPHRFAAIAPISGGGTITGPCTIRHLPVWAFHGVEDQVVPVWHSDELVERLRGCDGHVRYTRYEGVGHDAWTRTYADPELYEWLLSHRRGQPGPRDEP; encoded by the coding sequence TTGAATGCCCGGAGCGTCGCCGTACTGTCGCTACTGTCGGTGCTCGCCGGGTGCGTGTCCGTGAGCGTGAACCGGTCCGCAGTGCCGCGGGCAGGCGAGCCGGGACGGCAGGTGGAGCGCACGCTGCACACGCAGGTCGTGCGCACCGTCACCGGCGAATACCTGCTCTACCTGCCCCGCGACTACGACCCCGGCCGGCGCTGGCCGCTGCTGCTCTTCCTGCACGGAGCCGGTGAGCGCGGCACTGATGTCGAGCGGGTCGCGTTCCATGGACCGCCGAAGCTGATCCGCGAAGCCACCATGGATTTCCCGTTCATCGTGGTCTCGCCCCAGGTGCCCGAGGACCGCACCTGGTCCACGCTGTTCCTCGACGCGCTGATCGAGGAGGTCAGTGCGGCGCATTCGGTCGACGAAGACCGGATCTACGTCACCGGGCTCAGCATGGGCGGATACGGCGCCTGGCACCTGGCGTTCGAGTTCCCGCATCGATTTGCGGCCATCGCGCCGATCAGCGGCGGTGGCACGATCACGGGACCGTGCACGATCCGCCATCTGCCGGTGTGGGCGTTCCACGGAGTGGAGGACCAGGTCGTGCCGGTGTGGCATTCCGACGAGCTGGTGGAGCGTCTGCGCGGCTGTGATGGTCATGTGCGTTACACGCGATACGAGGGTGTCGGCCACGACGCGTGGACGCGCACGTACGCAGATCCCGAGCTGTACGAGTGGCTGCTGTCGCACCGGCGCGGGCAGCCCGGTCCGCGGGATGAGCCGTGA